One window from the genome of Ammospiza nelsoni isolate bAmmNel1 chromosome 16, bAmmNel1.pri, whole genome shotgun sequence encodes:
- the KLHL3 gene encoding kelch-like protein 3 isoform X2 → MDVRKNCCDFLQSQLHPTNCLGIRAFADVHACSELLQQANAYAEQHFPEVMLGEEFLSLSLDQVCSLISSDKLTVSSEEKVFEAVISWINYEKESRLEHMAKLMEHVRLPLLPRDYLVQTVEEEALIKNNNTCKDFLIEAMKYHLLPLDQRQLIKNPRTKPRTPVSLPKVMIVVGGQAPKAIRSVECYDFEEERWDQVAELPSRRCRAGVVFMAGSVYAVGGFNGSLRVRTVDVYDGAKDQWTSIASMQERRSTLGAAVLNDLLYAVGGFDGSTGLASVEAYSYKTNEWFFVAPMNTRRSSVGVGVVEGKLYAVGGYDGASRQCLSTVEQYNPATNEWTYVADMSTRRSGAGVGVLSGLLYATGGHDGPLVRKSVEVYDPGTNTWKQVADMNMCRRNAGVCAVNGLLYVVGGDDGSCNLASVEYYNPSTDKWTLLPTSMSTGRSYAGVAVIHKPL, encoded by the exons ATGGACGTCAGAAAGAACTGCTGTGACTTCCTGCAGTCCCAGCTGCACCCCACCAACTGCCTTGGCATCCGCGCCTTTGCCGACGTGCACGCCTGCAgcgagctgctgcagcaggccAACGCCTACGCAG agcagcatttccctgagGTGATGCTAGGAGAAGAATTTCTTAGCCTTAGTCTGGACCAGGTTTGCAGTTTAATATCAAGTGACAAGCTCACAGTCTCCTCTGAAGAAAAG GTGTTTGAAGCAGTTATCTCTTGGATCAATTATGAGAAGGAGTCTCGCTTGGAGCACATGGCTAAGCTGATGGAGCACGTTCGCCTGCCCCTCTTGCCCAGGGATTACCTGGTACAG ACAGTCGAAGAAGAAGCTTTAATCAAGAATAACAACACCTGTAAAGACTTCCTTATTGAAGCCATGAAATATCATTTGCTTCCTCTGGATCAAAGGCAACTAATAAAGAATCCCAGGACAAAGCCAAGGACCCCTGTTAGCTTGCCAAAG GTGATGATTGTGGTGGGTGGGCAAGCACCCAAAGCCATTCGCAGTGTGGAGTGCTATGACTTTGAGGAGGAGCGGTGGGATCAGGTCGCTGAGCTTCCCTCACGGAGATGCAGAGCAG GCGTGGTGTTCATGGCTGGCAGTGTCTATGCCGTGGGAGGTTTCAATGGCTCGCTGCGGGTGCGCACGGTGGACGTGTACGACGGCGCCAAGGACCAGTGGACGTCCATCGCCAGCATGCAGGAGCGGCGCAGCACGCTGGGCGCGGCCGTGCTCAACGACCTCCTCTACGCCGTGGGAGGCTTTGATGGCAGCACTG GTCTGGCATCAGTTGAGGCCTATAGCTATAAAACCAATGAGTGGTTTTTTGTGGCTCCCATGAACACAAGAAGAAGCAGTGTTGGAGTTGGAGTTGTGGAGG GGAAGCTGTACGCGGTGGGCGGCTACGACGGCGCGTCGCGGCAGTGCCTGAGCACGGTGGAGCAGTACAACCCCGCCACCAACGAGTGGACCTACGTGGCTGACATGAGCACGCGGCGCAGCGGGGCAG GTGTTGGTGTGCTCAGTGGGCTGCTCTACGCCACCGGGGGCCACGATGGGCCCTTGGTGAGGAAGAGTGTGGAAGTCTACGACCCAGGGACAAACACCTGGAAGCAAGTAGCAGACATGAATATGTGCAGAAGAAATGCAG GGGTGTGTGCTGTGAATGGTCTCCTCTACGTGGTGGGAGGCGATGATGGTTCCTGCAACCTGGCCTCGGTGGAGTACTACAACCCCAGCACAGACAAGTGGACGTTGTTGCCAACCAGCATGAGCACAGGGAGGAGTTATGCAG GTGTGGCTGTGATTCACAAACCCTTGTGA